The following are encoded in a window of Scophthalmus maximus strain ysfricsl-2021 chromosome 2, ASM2237912v1, whole genome shotgun sequence genomic DNA:
- the LOC118301277 gene encoding cytokine receptor common subunit gamma, protein MLLTRLIVLLFLTGHVFAKEPPDVECLVVHLKYVNCNWNKPRIPNVNYTFASWFHHDKKASDCTTYVSENSTVTGCSQPYDNLISQRFLTFYTLLTHGNETFERDHNLKQRVQLYPPSHLTVKNGSDFNLWFYWNQTALNCVESEVRFRTNNKKWDTSLVSNGRQSYCINLPSSSAQYELQVRSMLGSNCGESLFWSNWSEPAVWGANNSIDANRINVSASVWTPFLYVVGGVTLILLVIMLLYHERLRIIPIHPKPSLVLSDIEDWLQFSKGLKGNFKDNYNEHACPVREYCHVSQTDSESSDGSTFSVTTDQTDFSVSMPVSKSEDLSTSFSSSTSAVSTQEEQQIAV, encoded by the exons ATGTTGCTGACTAGACTGattgttcttctctttctgaCTGGACACGTATTTGCCAAAGAACCACCTG ATGTGGAGTGTTTGGTGGTGCATCTGAAATATGTTAACTGCAACTGGAATAAGCCGCGGATCCCAAATGTCAATTACACCTTCGCCAGCTG GTTCCATCATGACAAGAAAGCCAGTGACTGCACCACCTATGTGTCAGAGAACAGCACTGTCACTGGATGTAGCCAACCCTATGACAACCTGATTTCCCAaaggtttttgacattttacaccCTGCTGACACATGGCAACGAGACTTTTGAGAGGGATCATAACCTGAAACAGAGAG TCCAGTTATATCCACCAAGCCACCTGACTGTCAAGAATGGATCTGACTTTAACCTGTGGTTTTACTGGAACCAGACTGCTTTAAATTGTGTGGAGAGTGAAGTTCGCTTCAGGACCAACAACAAGAAGTGGGAT ACGTCTCTTGTCTCTAATGGGAGGCAGAGTTACTGCATCAACTTGCCTTCCAGCAGTGCCCAGTATGAGCTGCAAGTGCGAAGCATGTTGGGGAGCAACTGCGGAGAGTCTTTATTCTGGAGTAACTGGAGTGAGCCTGCAGTCTGGGGAGCCAACAACAGCATAG ACGCCAATCGAATAAATGTTTCAGCGTCTGTGTGGACTCCATTTCTATATGTGGTGGGTGGTGTCACCCTCATCCTGCTGGTCATAATGTTGCTGTACCATGAAAG GCTCCGAATCATCCCAATCCATCCCAAGCCGTCCCTGGTCCTTTCCGACATCGAG GATTGGCTTCAATTCTCCAAAGGCCTGAAAGGGAATTTTAAGGATAACTACAATGAGCACGCCTGTCCTGTCCGCGAGTACTGCCATGTCTCCCAGACCGACAGCGAGAGCTCTGATGGCTCCACCTTCTCTGTCACCACCGATCAAACCGACTTCTCCGTCTCCATGCCTGTGAGCAAATCAGAAGACCtgtccacctccttctcctcttccacctccgcCGTCTCAActcaggaggagcagcagatcGCTGTTTAA